AATTAATCTATAACGCCGTTGCCatatggtgagttgacatatctgtcacatcaacatcaaaacTGACGTTGTAGCACAATTCGCGGTTCTTGTATCAGCCAAGCCGGCCCATGCTGATTCGTCATCTTTGATAGCATCGCCTACCTACACACTTTACTATCCTTCAGACTCCCCTCACTCTCTTCCGACCACCTCCAACAAGCCAATGTCACACCCCAAGAGGTCAAGGAGTATATCGGTAAACTGGTTCCATTCCTGATCGATCCAAAATCAACAGTGAGGTATGAAAATCCAAGTTCAGCATGGGGCAACGTGTGGGATAATATAGTTGAGGATCTGGTAAGTGACTTCAATGTGATATAAGAATATATATGGACCCTTTCCACAATATTTTCGTCCTCGGTGCTTATGTACGAACATCGTCTCTCAGCCAACATCACattccaacatctcaacaCTGCAacatctcctttccctcGTACCTCCCCTGATCCACCCACCAATCGTCCAACCTTCCCTTCCCAAGATATTTTATGTCCTCAGCGATCTATACCAATTGTACAGTATTCCAAAACCTGGTGGGGCAATTCCAAGGAAGTTGGCATTTTATAACAAAGCTTTGCTGTCACTTAGTAGATCAGGTTGGTTGCGTATCGAAAAGCAATTGGAGAATGAGCTggaaatgatcaagaatgacaatgaggatgataatcCTGATgtccaagaagaaagaaaggaattgAAAGTGTTGTAATGATATTATGATATGAATGCATTGATGAGTTGTTGTATAAATGATCggatcttcatctacatGACACTAGCAAGTCATGATATTCTCAATGATCATGCGGCTTAAGCAGCTAGACCAACTCCACCCGTAGATAACCATTCCTTCGTCTTACCGCACTTGGGGTTCGTACATCCCGGACAACGCAACAACAACTGTTGACCTGTTGGACCGATTTTACCCTGTTGGAAATCTTTCAAATGGTTCGATACGAGATCTGCAATCGCTCGAATGAATATTGGAGAATCGTTTAGAGATGATGCTCGAGTTAAATGTACGCCGAGCTAAGCATAATCTCGCAAGTCAGCTTTTAGCAACAGGAACAAGATAACCGGACGAAGTTTGGAATCGTATatacactcaccttctcagccTCCTCTTGTACCTCAATATCCAGCTCATACAGCGTTTCGATATGATCACTTGTAAATGCGATCGGTACCAGACATATATCTTTTTTACCTATCTTGGCAAATCCTTCTATAGCAGAAGCAGTCTGAGGACCTTGCCATGCTTTAGGTCCAACTTTCGATTGCCAAGTGAGACGGTATCTGATGTTAGAAATCATACATCGGTCGATCAGTTATGTACGATCATTCCCAGAAACATTGACATTCGGCTCACGGGTTGGAAAAGTTTAGCTTGGTCATCACTGCGTGGACTGTCGCTGCTACCTCAGCGGTATATGGATCACCTCGGCTGCGAGAGTACAGATGTTAGTCTTGAATCCGATTCATCCATTTAACAAGAACAATGATCATTtcaaactcacttgacaATCTCGAGAGGTAACGAATGAGCCGAAAACATTATGACGACgtctttcctcctttcttcgGGATACTGCTGCAAGGCAGTTTTCACGTTGTGTGCGAATGCCTAATCGACACAATAAGAGTGGAATCAGTCTGCCGTATTGACGAGAACCACTTCGTTTACTTCTATATTCCTCCTCTTGGCCAATTCATTTAGCGTGATCAAATGGTCACTCCATTCCTCAGATATCGATCTAGATCTAGCCAAAATATcatgttcactcacctctaccaACCCCTCATTCGTAGGCCACCTATCCAGAACACTCCACTCAACCGACCCCTTATCTCCATACCCATCTTTCCTCGCTAACCTGAAAAGCTCATTCAAACTACTTCCAGTCGTCGAACAACTATACTGGGGATACTGTGTAAACGCTATCGCCCTTGTCACTCCATCCTTCTGCATCTCTTCTAAACAATCTTCAGTTAGGGGTTTAGCATACCTAAAAGCGACGTAGGGTTTGTGAGGTGCGGTTTCGGGGTTAAGCTCATCAAGCAATTTACACATTTCCTCTCCTTGTATTTTGGTCCATTTGAGAATTGGCGATCCGCCGCCTATGTCGGTATATTGCTTTTCGATCTGCGGGGTACGTCTTTTGGCGATCACGGGGGCGAGAACGGATTGGAATGGGAGGGGGATAAGGTCGTGATCGTGGAATAAACGGGATAGGAAATCGTGCACTTCGGGAATCTGTAGGATAAGTAACAGTGGAAATAGTCAGTATATGCGATTATTTCGATGTGACGAGAGAATCGATGACGCCTGCCGTTGTACGGACAACATATGACGTTTTGGTGACATTGGAAGCGCTCGTCATTCAAATGTGATAGATCGTTATAGCAGATATAATTGAGTGTGATTGATTTGGTTTGATGAGCATACTCACAGTAGAAGGTCCacccatattcatcatcacgACAGCTACGGCATATCAAGTCAGGTGGCAATTCGCTTAGCTACGATGAAGAATCAGACTAACCTGTCGGTCTACATATGTGAATGCGACATCAGCCTGGATCCCGCCGAACCAGAtgatagctgactcacgGTTTCTTGCTCGTGACGGGAACATCTCTAACACTAGCTAACGATCTCCTAAACCCGATCCGGGATGTGGATGCGATGAGATTTGACGGACGAGCAAGAGCTGTCATCGGTCGTTGAAAGATCATTTTGGAGAAGACTAATTTTATTCCAGTTGCCCTATATCAGACCCTCGGGAAGTAGAAGTCAAACCGGttatgatgctgatgagttGATCAACGTTGAATACGAGATATATAGGAATGAGTGAAGGTTGATCTTGAAAAGTCTGAAAAGTCGAAAACGGCCAACGTCATGATCGTCGAATCATCCATCGGGTATTGGCTACTGCAGACCATCTCATGTTTCGTTAACGGGATCAATTTACCATTACCACAGCTTTGTAATGCAGATTGTAATCGATATCATATTGTAGTCGCATACTCGAGCAGTTGCACCGTGAGTCTCGAATCACAGCAACGCCCGAGCAAGTTCAACCATTCCTCCCCCTATGTAGCCTTATGTTTCTCCCTGCTAAGCACATCGCATTACATataccatacatacattCACAGCAACAAACCTACTCCCCACCATGTCCGCCTCAGCGCAACAATCATTCCGATCTCAATTATCAGGATTCCGATGGGCCAATTCCGTTCAAGATGATTCGCAGCGTTCTTCCTCTCAGCAGGAAGGAAGTAATCCCCTGGGGAGGGTATGGAATAGTATGAGTGGGTATATACCACTTAGGAACGAGGGGAGGAGTCAGGAGGAGGAAGCCTACTTTGCTTTATCGGTGGGTCGTCTCACTTCTCCAGTTTAGGATTGTCAGAGCTGATTTCGATGGGTATGGGTCGTTGGTCGAAATAGCGGTGGGAAAGGTTAGTTATCGTTTTCTGGTTGAGATGCACGAAGGAACATAACTGATAAACCTCGAATAGATTCCTAGGTTTCTTAGCGTGTTGTGCAGGGGGTATAGCATGTTTCGGTGTAGCCTTTTTATTCTTACCTATACGTGAGTTTTTGTCTATCAGTAAAACAGATATTTCAGTCAACCGACAACAATCAACTGAATCCCATGATACATTGTATATATCTAGTCGCTATAAAACCACGTAAATTCGCATTAGCATTCACTCTAGGAAGTTGTTTGTTCATGTTAGGTTTCGCAATCTTACATGGTCCCTGGAATCGTAAGTACCCAACCATCcaacctttcatcctcaccctcGGCCTCAGTAAGGCAATATTGACTATTaattcctttttcttctcacAGATCTCAAGCATATCTTATCACCTGAACgacttcccttctccctAGCATATTTCGGCTCGCTCGCTCTTACCCTATTCTTCGCTATCGGTATACGATCCACCATCGGAACGTTAATAGCAGCTATCATCCAGGTTGTCGCTCTTCTATCTTATTTGGCAGCGTACTTCCCTGGGGGTATAACGACGTTGAGGTTCGGTGGACAAATGGCTTTGAGAGGTGCAGGGAGTGTGTTGCCTTTTTGAGGAAGGACAACAGATTGAGTCCAAAGAACTAGCGGCTGTGGTGTGATTGAGGTGTATGAATAAGagtgtacagtatgatcaaACGAACATCTCTAACTGATATACGATACCATGCATTATGCTCTGAGGGAATTCAGCAGTCCATCAAGCGATCATAGTCCAGTTTATGACAAACGGTCATGAATTTGGTATATCACGTTATATCTTGTCTCTATGATGATCTATTCCATATCCTGATTCTCAATTCATATTTACAAACATTACCGTGAATCGTCCTTTTCCTTTGCTTCTTGATCTAAAACAGACATTTCAACATCTAACAGTTGATCACCTGATCAACTCCTTGTGAACAAAGCAGCGTCCAGTCCAGAAGCAAGACTCCCCACAATATCTGATTGTCTATTCGTTCTAAGCCAATCCCATGGCTTTCTGCTTATCCTTGATCGCCTCGGCTAATCTTGCGAAACCCAATTCGGTATcttgatcaagatcaacaatcgaGAATGATAATCTCACATTGGGCGATTTTCTACCAGAGGGGTAAAAGCTGTACGACAAACAAACATAAGGTCAATAACGGAATCTATCGTGCTGTGAATGGTTTATTTTGCTCGTACTCACGCCATACCAGGTACACCCAGCACACCTTTCGCCAAAGCCTCATGTCTGATCAAATCGTAACTATCCTTGATACCTGATGGCGATAGGTCCACCCATAGGAACATACCCGCAACGGGTGATACCCAAGTTGCTAGTCCGTCAAGATACTTGTGTGCAATAGCTTCGAACTCTGCTCTTCGTTCCGCATACAGTTTAGCTACTGATCGACCGTGAGCGAGGAATCCGTCGATACCCCCTATAAGTGACGTCTAGAAGTCAGTATAATCCTCTAGTGTGAAAGCTTGGTCACTCACAATGTTGCATCAACCTTAAAGTAACAGCTTGGGAAACACCACTAGTATGCAAGTTCGCTCCGGCGGTGAGAACGTCGATAGCCTGAGTAATCTCTTTAGGTCCAGTTGCGAAACCCTATATTGGCATGGTCCATCAGTATCCACTTCAACAAGTCAAACGCTATAACATGACTCACCAATCGAAGACCGGCCGAAAGAAGTTTGGAGAAAGAATCGAATCTGATGACATGACCTCCTTCAGGATATACTTGAGCTTCAAGTTCAAAGTAACTTGG
The nucleotide sequence above comes from Kwoniella europaea PYCC6329 chromosome 1, complete sequence. Encoded proteins:
- a CDS encoding ferrochelatase, coding for MGGPSTIPEVHDFLSRLFHDHDLIPLPFQSVLAPVIAKRRTPQIEKQYTDIGGGSPILKWTKIQGEEMCKLLDELNPETAPHKPYVAFRYAKPLTEDCLEEMQKDGVTRAIAFTQYPQYSCSTTGSSLNELFRLARKDGYGDKGSVEWSVLDRWPTNEGLVEAFAHNVKTALQQYPEERRKDVVIMFSAHSLPLEIVNRGDPYTAEVAATVHAVMTKLNFSNPYRLTWQSKVGPKAWQGPQTASAIEGFAKIGKKDICLVPIAFTSDHIETLYELDIEVQEEAEKLGVHLTRASSLNDSPIFIRAIADLVSNHLKDFQQGKIGPTGQQLLLRCPGCTNPKCGKTKEWLSTGGVGLAA